A section of the Oncorhynchus keta strain PuntledgeMale-10-30-2019 chromosome 15, Oket_V2, whole genome shotgun sequence genome encodes:
- the extl2 gene encoding exostosin-like 2: MRVLLRGCKGLRRSYLVAPILLLLLVGAALTALLPSIEDRGHVGAMGALRHRATAGSNANAIPGRHTEEEDATAFTIVIQTYNRTDVLLKLLNHYQAVPHLRRVIIVWNNIGERTPQELWDTLGPHPIPVVFKEQSVNRMRNRLQPFAEIDTDAVLMLDDDTLVSVPDISFAFSVWKQFPDQIVGFVPRKHVTTVTGVYSYGSFELQDPEMGGGDRYSMVLIGAAFFHHRYLQLFQEQPPEVHALVDDTQNCDDIAVNFVVAAELRRGSGTIKSRPSGIFVKPVDMRNLERDASSGYLGMWHRPEHLLQRSYCLNRLAQIYGAMPLRYSNMMLCQFGFPSYANHKGRG; this comes from the exons ATGAG AGTCCTTCTCCGTGGCTGCAAAGGCCTTCGGCGGTCCTATCTCGTTGCTcccatactactccttctcttgGTCGGTGCTGCCTTGACTGCCCTCCTCCCTTCCATCGAGGACCGGGGCCATGTCGGGGCCATGGGAGCCCTTCGCCATAGAGCCACCGCCGGCAGCAATGCCAACGCCATTCCCGGGCGCCACACGGAAGAGGAGGACGCCACCGCATTTACCATAGTCATACAGACGTATAACCGCACCGACGTCCTGCTGAAACTGCTCAACCATTACCAGGCGGTGCCACACCTGCGGCGGGTCATCATCGTGTGGAACAACATTGGGGAGCGGACCCCCCAAGAGCTCTGGGACACCCTGGGGCCCCATCCCATCCCCGTGGTGTTCAAAGAGCAGAGCGTCAACCGCATGCGCAACCGCCTGCAACCATTTGCTGAGATCGATACCGacg CTGTGTTGATGCTGGATGATGACACGTTGGTCAGCGTTCCAGATATCAGTTTTGCCTTCTCTGTGTGGAAG CAATTCCCAGATCAGATAGTTGGATTTGTCCCCCGTAAACACGTTACAACGGTGACGGGGGTCTACAGCTACGGCAGCTTTGAACTCCAGGACCCAGAGATGGGAGGAGGTGACAG GTACTCCATGGTCCTGATCGGCGCCGCCTTCTTCCACCACCGCTACCTGCAGCTCTTCCAGGAGCAGCCGCCCGAAGTGCACGCCCTGGTGGATGACACACAGAACTGTGACGACATCGCCGTGAACTTCGTCGTGGCAGCGGAGCTACGGCGAGGTTCTGGGACCATAAAAAGTAGACCCTCTGGCATCTTTGTGAAGCCCGTGGATATGCGCAATCTGGAGAGGGACGCCAGCAGCGGGTACCTAGGCATGTGGCACCGTCCCGAACACCTGCTCCAGCGCTCCTACTGCCTGAACCGGCTGGCACAGATCTACGGCGCAATGCCCCTGAGGTACTCTAACATGATGCTGTGCCAGTTTGGCTTCCCAAGCTATGCCAACCACAAGGGCAGGGGCTGA
- the zgc:110366 gene encoding uncharacterized oxidoreductase ZK1290.5 isoform X3 → MNSIVTKCPKVSLSNGLQIPILGLGTSHDGGYSHDAVLYALLECGVRHIDTAKRYGCEEQLSIAVQESGVPRQDLWLTTKLWPGEYGYTAAKKACRDSCSRLGVEYLDLYLMHWPDAMVPGRSNREVRVETWRALEELYNEGVCRAIGVSNFLVSHLKELKEDCSVVPHVNQVEYHPFQQPEELMEYCRQEGIVFEGYCPLAKGQALSHPTILQLAHKYARTPSQICIRWSVQNGVVTIPKSTKNERILENCQVFGFQLEGKDMEALGKLHDGRHVSWDSTRVE, encoded by the exons ATGAATTCTATTGTaacgaaatgtccaaaagtttCTCTTTCCAATGGCCTGCAAATTCCAATTCTTGGACTGG GAACATCGCATGACGGCGGGTATTCACATGACGCCGTGTTGTATGCACTCCTCGAGTGTGGCGTGCGGCACATCGACACAGCGAAGCGTTACGGCTGTGAGGAGCAGCTGAGTATAGCCGTGCAAGAGAGCGGAGTACCACGGCAAGACCTATGGCTTACAACCAAACTGTGGCCCGGAGAATACGGCTATACCGCTGCCAAAAAGGCCTGCCGCGACTCGTGTTCTCGCCTAGGGGTGGAATACCTTG ATTTGTACCTGATGCACTGGCCAGATGCCATGGTCCCAGGAAGGTCCAATAGGGAGGTCAGGGTGGAGACCTGGAGGGCCTTGGAGGAGCTGTATAATGAAG GCGTGTGTCGTGCCATCGGCGTGAGTAACTTCCTCGTCTCCCACCTGAAGGAGCTGAAGGAGGACTGTAGTGTGGTGCCTCACGTCAACCAG GTGGAGTACCACCCGTTCCAGCAGCCAGAGGAGTTGATGGAGTACTGTCGCCAGGAGGGCATAGTGTTCGAGGGCTATTGCCCCCTGGCCAAGGGTCAAGCTCTCAGCCACCCCACCATCCTCCAGCTGGCACACAAGTACGCCCGCACGCCCTCTCAGATCTGCATCCGGTGGAGCGTACAG AATGGAGTTGTCACCATTCCCAAGTCCACCAAAAACGAGAGGATCCTGGAAAACTGTCAA GTCTTTGGGTTCCAACTGGAGGGGAAAGACATGGAGGCATTGGGCAAATTGCATGATGGGAGACACGTGAGCTGGGATTCCACACGTGTGGAGTGA
- the zgc:110366 gene encoding uncharacterized oxidoreductase ZK1290.5 isoform X2 yields MNSIVTKCPKVSLSNGLQIPILGLGTSHDGGYSHDAVLYALLECGVRHIDTAKRYGCEEQLSIAVQESGVPRQDLWLTTKLWPGEYGYTAAKKACRDSCSRLGVEYLDLYLMHWPDAMVPGRSNREVRVETWRALEELYNEGVCRAIGVSNFLVSHLKELKEDCSVVPHVNQVEYHPFQQPEELMEYCRQEGIVFEGYCPLAKGQALSHPTILQLAHKYARTPSQICIRWSVQNGVVTIPKSTKNERILENCQVFGFSLSVEDVDRVRRLHSDMKLIHLSWPLWKGLSS; encoded by the exons ATGAATTCTATTGTaacgaaatgtccaaaagtttCTCTTTCCAATGGCCTGCAAATTCCAATTCTTGGACTGG GAACATCGCATGACGGCGGGTATTCACATGACGCCGTGTTGTATGCACTCCTCGAGTGTGGCGTGCGGCACATCGACACAGCGAAGCGTTACGGCTGTGAGGAGCAGCTGAGTATAGCCGTGCAAGAGAGCGGAGTACCACGGCAAGACCTATGGCTTACAACCAAACTGTGGCCCGGAGAATACGGCTATACCGCTGCCAAAAAGGCCTGCCGCGACTCGTGTTCTCGCCTAGGGGTGGAATACCTTG ATTTGTACCTGATGCACTGGCCAGATGCCATGGTCCCAGGAAGGTCCAATAGGGAGGTCAGGGTGGAGACCTGGAGGGCCTTGGAGGAGCTGTATAATGAAG GCGTGTGTCGTGCCATCGGCGTGAGTAACTTCCTCGTCTCCCACCTGAAGGAGCTGAAGGAGGACTGTAGTGTGGTGCCTCACGTCAACCAG GTGGAGTACCACCCGTTCCAGCAGCCAGAGGAGTTGATGGAGTACTGTCGCCAGGAGGGCATAGTGTTCGAGGGCTATTGCCCCCTGGCCAAGGGTCAAGCTCTCAGCCACCCCACCATCCTCCAGCTGGCACACAAGTACGCCCGCACGCCCTCTCAGATCTGCATCCGGTGGAGCGTACAG AATGGAGTTGTCACCATTCCCAAGTCCACCAAAAACGAGAGGATCCTGGAAAACTGTCAA GTCTTTGGGTTCTCCCTCTCAGTTGAGGACGTGGATCGCGTCAGGAGACTCCACAGTGACATGAAACTCATTCATCTCAGCTGGCCCCTGTGGAAAGGTTTATCAtcttaa
- the zgc:110366 gene encoding uncharacterized oxidoreductase ZK1290.5 isoform X1 gives MNSIVTKCPKVSLSNGLQIPILGLGTSHDGGYSHDAVLYALLECGVRHIDTAKRYGCEEQLSIAVQESGVPRQDLWLTTKLWPGEYGYTAAKKACRDSCSRLGVEYLDLYLMHWPDAMVPGRSNREVRVETWRALEELYNEGVCRAIGVSNFLVSHLKELKEDCSVVPHVNQVEYHPFQQPEELMEYCRQEGIVFEGYCPLAKGQALSHPTILQLAHKYARTPSQICIRWSVQNGVVTIPKSTKNERILENCQLKNGSCPESCPQLKGRIISIKPPCLPSQLPPLPLCWSWLLPLLGLWVPTGGERHGGIGQIA, from the exons ATGAATTCTATTGTaacgaaatgtccaaaagtttCTCTTTCCAATGGCCTGCAAATTCCAATTCTTGGACTGG GAACATCGCATGACGGCGGGTATTCACATGACGCCGTGTTGTATGCACTCCTCGAGTGTGGCGTGCGGCACATCGACACAGCGAAGCGTTACGGCTGTGAGGAGCAGCTGAGTATAGCCGTGCAAGAGAGCGGAGTACCACGGCAAGACCTATGGCTTACAACCAAACTGTGGCCCGGAGAATACGGCTATACCGCTGCCAAAAAGGCCTGCCGCGACTCGTGTTCTCGCCTAGGGGTGGAATACCTTG ATTTGTACCTGATGCACTGGCCAGATGCCATGGTCCCAGGAAGGTCCAATAGGGAGGTCAGGGTGGAGACCTGGAGGGCCTTGGAGGAGCTGTATAATGAAG GCGTGTGTCGTGCCATCGGCGTGAGTAACTTCCTCGTCTCCCACCTGAAGGAGCTGAAGGAGGACTGTAGTGTGGTGCCTCACGTCAACCAG GTGGAGTACCACCCGTTCCAGCAGCCAGAGGAGTTGATGGAGTACTGTCGCCAGGAGGGCATAGTGTTCGAGGGCTATTGCCCCCTGGCCAAGGGTCAAGCTCTCAGCCACCCCACCATCCTCCAGCTGGCACACAAGTACGCCCGCACGCCCTCTCAGATCTGCATCCGGTGGAGCGTACAG AATGGAGTTGTCACCATTCCCAAGTCCACCAAAAACGAGAGGATCCTGGAAAACTGTCAA CTCAAGAATGGATCCTGTCCAGAGTCCTGCCCCCAGCTAAAAGGACGTATCATCTCTATCAAACCACCATGTTTGCCCTCTCAActtccacccctccccctctgcTGGTCCTGGCTCCTCCCACTCCTAGGTCTTTGGGTTCCAACTGGAGGGGAAAGACATGGAGGCATTGGGCAAATTGCATGA